The DNA window TTGTGGGTAGCAGCCGGCCGAGGCGCATGCGCGGGCTCAGCATGGCGGCCCGAGTCGTCCTCGCGGCCTGCGTCCGCCGCTGCCTCGTCCGCCCGGCTCCCGCCCGGCCCGTCCtcggcgccgccgccgccctcctcctccGGCCGCCTCCCCCGGCCTCAGCCAGGCCCGGCCCGGCGCGGgtgagtggcaggcaggcaggcaggcaggcgccgCACCAGGGCAGCCCTGCACTGCTCGCTTTCTGGCTGCAGGGAGTCGCAGGCAGGGGGTCCGGCCACGACCCCCTTCCTCCATCCCGAGCGCCGCCCCCCCTTTCTGGCCAGAGGGCCGATCTTCACTctgctccctgggtgaccttgggccaggtgcATGCGCCTACCTCGCAGCGTTGTTGTGTGGGCTGAAAGGACTCGGGGGGCAGCAGGCAAAGGGTCCcgccaaccaccaccaccaccctgagaCCACTGTCCTGCAGGAGGGCCGATCCCCACTctgctccctgggtgaccttgggtcaggcaTGTGCGCCTGTCtatctcgcagggttgttgtgagggccaAAGGAACCCGCCGGCTGCCCTGagcgagggggagggaggaggataaTGAATGTTGGGAGGAGAAATcgttgcctgccccctctgcaaAAGGGCAAGGGCGATGGCCTCCCCACCCCCGTGGCAGCGAGTTCAATGTCCTCCCTGGGCCCTTGGGGTCCTGCTGCCCCTGCCTTCTGCAGGGGAGCCTTGGGCCGCTTGGTGCCCCCTGAGCCTGGAGACCGCCGAGCCTCCACCCCCGTGagaccctccctctccttccccacacAGGTCCCCCAGCTGTGCCGCCATTTCTCCGACCTGCCTCCACTCACTTTGGAGGGTATCAAGGACCGTGTCTTGTACGTGCTGAAGCTGTATGACAAAATAGACCCCGAGAAGGTGAGACCCCGAGCAAGGTCTGCCCTGGACCCACctgggcggcggcagcagcagcatatGGTTGCTGTGGATGAACGGCAACATAAGCCGCACCGCTGGGCTGGCGGTCAGAGAGGGGTGAAAGAATAATAACACGGGCAGTGTGCGTGTGGGCGGGGAGAGACCTTTTAACTCCTGAGTGGTcttggagggaaggagaaggctGGCTGTCGCAGGGTCCCCAGGGGCTCTGCTGATCACACAAGGATGTGACCGGAGGGAGTGACCTCCCTAGGCCCACGCAGCCTCCAGGAGTCCCACTAGCCCTGCTGAGGTGCTGCCTCGTCCTCGCTCCTGTCCAGTGGTGAGCGTGTTTTTCGTGGCACAGGACTCACAGCAAAGCGTTTCTCCCTCCCCAGCTGACAGCTGATTCCCACTTCATGAAGGACCTGGGCTTGGACAGTCTCGACCAAGTGGAGATTATCATGGCTATGGAGGACGAGTTTGGTAAGGCCGCAAGGCTGTTGTGCCTctttcggggggtggggtgggaccaaGGAGCATCACGTCTTTGTTTCGACCACTCAGGCCCCAAAGGACGCTGTTGGAGTGAGGGGGGTCTGCAAGGGGGGTGTCAGCTGTTGCTCTCCAAGACCAACCTCAGCAGCAGGGCATAGGAACTGTCCCGTCCCCCCCAGCCTGTGTACACCATCCAAGAAGAGCCCCCGCAACTTGGAGCTTTGCTTCTTAGTCGATCCTGCACAGTCTCCTGCTGCCCTCTTCTTAAGCTCATGAGTCTCCCCAGGAGATCCTTAGCTTGAGGAAGAGAGGCCAGGTCACCCCAGCTGTACAGCCTGCCCTTGTGCGGCattgtgctggggaggggggagggaaagacaaCTTGGAAGCAGGccctttttttgttctgtccTTTTGTTTCTGACCTAttatgtgctgctgctgctgcttgctggcCAGGGGTGCCACAGCTTCTGGGCAAAGTTGCTGCTCAGCTCCCTTCCCCAGCCCAAGGACCTGGCCACAGCACCGATCCACATGCATGCGTTCGTGCTCGTGAACACCCCTTCTTTGGCTGTTCTCCAGCTGCACCTCCTGAATTCCACGGGAAGCAGGCATAAGGTGCCCTGCTTGAGATCCCGTGCCCACAAGTTGTGTTGACTTTGGGTAATGGCCAAGTCAGAGCTGCTAGCCTTGTCTGTTTTGGGGCAGCTTCGCTTGCAGCTGGCTGAGGGGGCATAATATCTTCCAGGCTTTGAAATCCCCGATGTGGAAGCGGAGAAGCTGATGTGTCCGCAAGAGATTGTCGATTACATAGCCGATAAGAAAGATGTGTACGAATAAGCCCTTGTCAAGCTGAGCAGGTAGGAAGGagtggtgggggtgggcgccTAATAGAGGATATGTTGCTGCCAGACCAAGAGGGGGAGGGTGCTTCTCTGTCTCCTTATGTGTGTCTTCCTCTCATAGGCAATCATACAGAGATGCAATAAGAGTATCGGTTGAAACTGGGTGGTGGGAATGTGTCTCCTGGAGGTCTGGCCACCCCTTTTGGGAAGCAGGTTGGCTTACTTGCTCCAGCTGTTATGGCAGCATTGCCAGGAACCTTTTCAGCCCCTCAGTCCTGTGTCTGGTGCTTGTGCGGGGAGCGAGCTTTGAAAAGCCTGTACCCTTGCTAGGCAGGAAAGGGAACATCTCTCTActagtggtgtgtgtgttttttgctttaaaattgtTTCTGACTTCTACAAACCTTGTGTCTCCTTTTCTCCTGCCGGCAGATCTGTTTCTTCCTGAAGACGTGGGGGTTGCTTGCAGGAATGGGGCGCTGGTGAGCAAAGGGCTCCCACCAACCCCACCTGCTCTCCGACGGCTAGT is part of the Sphaerodactylus townsendi isolate TG3544 linkage group LG04, MPM_Stown_v2.3, whole genome shotgun sequence genome and encodes:
- the NDUFAB1 gene encoding acyl carrier protein, mitochondrial, with translation MRGLSMAARVVLAACVRRCLVRPAPARPVLGAAAALLLRPPPPASARPGPARVPQLCRHFSDLPPLTLEGIKDRVLYVLKLYDKIDPEKLTADSHFMKDLGLDSLDQVEIIMAMEDEFGFEIPDVEAEKLMCPQEIVDYIADKKDVYE